In Mycobacterium stomatepiae, the following are encoded in one genomic region:
- a CDS encoding SRPBCC family protein: MSGRKFSFEINRTSSAPAARVFALLADGAAWSSWAKPMVLQSSWARQGNPAPGGVGAIRQIGVPPLLAREEIVEYEQDRRQVYKLVGPSPAKDYFGEVVLTPNATGGTDIRWSGSFVERIRGTGPATRAALGGAVKLLADRLVKAAER, translated from the coding sequence ATGTCTGGTCGCAAGTTTTCGTTCGAGATCAACCGGACCAGCAGCGCTCCCGCTGCCAGGGTGTTCGCGCTGCTGGCCGACGGCGCCGCGTGGTCGAGCTGGGCCAAGCCGATGGTTCTGCAGTCGAGCTGGGCACGCCAAGGAAATCCCGCTCCGGGCGGTGTCGGCGCGATTCGTCAGATCGGTGTGCCGCCCCTCCTGGCTCGGGAGGAGATCGTCGAGTACGAGCAGGATCGCCGGCAGGTCTACAAGTTGGTCGGGCCATCGCCGGCAAAGGATTACTTCGGCGAGGTGGTTTTGACGCCGAACGCGACGGGCGGTACCGACATTAGATGGTCCGGGTCGTTCGTCGAGAGAATTCGCGGAACCGGGCCGGCCACGCGGGCGGCGCTGGGCGGTGCGGTCAAACTGCTGGCGGATCGACTCGTCAAGGCGGCCGAGCGCTAG